A window of Apium graveolens cultivar Ventura chromosome 8, ASM990537v1, whole genome shotgun sequence contains these coding sequences:
- the LOC141679257 gene encoding secreted RxLR effector protein 161-like: protein MSYFLGVEVKQNKDGIFMSQKKYVEQILKKFRMEECKPISTPAEPSIKLRVDSTRESVNPTLFKILVGSLRYLTFTRPDIMYAVGLVSRYMEKPKQDHFMAAKRILRYIKGTLGHGLFYSHSQNVKLVGYSDSDYDGDLDDGKSTSRYAFHIGSAIFSWSSKKQQTVALSTCEAEYIAAATCVCQAMWLGYVLGELNFAEEVPVKIYVDNKSTISLAKNPVSHSRSKHINIKYHFLRE, encoded by the coding sequence atgtcatactttcttggagtcgaggtGAAGCAAAACAAAGACGGGATTTTTATGTCGCAGAAAAAATATGTGGAGCAGATTTTAAAGAAGTTCAGAATGGAGGAATGCAAGCCAATAAGCACGCCAGCAGAACCGAGCATAAAGCTCAGAGTTGATTCAACAAGGGAGTCGGTAAATCCGACATTGTTCAAAATTTTGGTTGGAAGTCTGAGGTACCTAACTTTTACTcgtccagatattatgtatgcagtTGGATTGGTTAGTAGGTACATGGAGAAACCGAAGCAAGATCACTTCATGGCAGCTAAAAGAATTTTGAGATACATTAAAGGTACACTTGGTCATGGATTATTTTATTCTCATTCTCAAAATGTAAAATTAGTTGGCTACTCAGATAGTGATTATGATGGTGATTTGGATGACGGGAAAAGCACTTCTAGATATGCTTTTCATATTGGTTCAGCGATATTTTCGTGGTCTTCAAAGAAGCAACAAACAGTCGCTCTCTCAACATGTGAGGCAGAATACATCGCAGCAGCAACATGCGTATGTCAGGCTATGTGGCTAGGCTACGTATTGGGCGAGTTAAATTTTGCAGAGGAGGTTCCGGTTAAAATTTACgtggataataaatccactattTCTCTCGCAAAAAATCCAGTGTCACACAGTCGCAGCAAGCACATCAATATTAAGTATCATTTTCTTCGCGAATAA